In the genome of Bacillus thuringiensis, the window TTGGTATGTTAGCACTAGGAGATTTAGCTATAAGGGAATCGGCAGATGATCAAGCTGGATTTGCCTTGAGCGAAATTTCAGAGCGTACAGAGTAAATTGAAACTTTAATTAACCGAGATTTTAATGGTTACTCATAAAGAGCTAAACTATATATAAAATTCAGATGCATTATTCTAGCATATATGGATTAAACTAATATGTTAGCGTGATGTATCTGAGACATTATATAATAAGTATATGGTTAATAATTTCGACAGTTTTTTAAAATTTGTTATTCTTAATTTTTAATAAGAGAAAAGATGATATACTGATAGATATAAGTATTATGAGAGATTTTGAATATAACAATATTAATTTTTAATGGTGCGATAATAACTTAATATTTCCTACATAGATGAAAGGGAAGGGGAATTATATGAAGGCTGTACAGGGCGATCCAAATTGGAATTTGGTTACAGATACATATATAGAACCAAATAATTTCGCTGAATTATTTTCTTTGCTTGTACCTTGTCACCCAAAAGGTGAGGGGAAAGAACGAACTATATTAGTATGGAAAGAGAAAGAATTTTATAAAGAAGAAAATTTAGCCGCATTTATTGTATATGGCATGAATAAAGTAAAGAATTTACCGCAGTTTCATAAAGATGAAATTCCAACTTTAGTGCGTATTCTTCGCTTATGCCAAGAGATTGGTTGGTATGAAGAAGCAAATGCTTTTATGATAGCACAAGGATTAGCTGAGTTTGTTCATACTTCATTGGAATATGAAACATGGGATCTTTTGACGCAATCAGTTGCTTTAAACTATTTAATTATTAAATATCGTATCGGCGAATTGACAGATAGAGATATTAAAATTTGGGATAGAGTTAAATTTAATGAAAAATGTATAACAGATTGTAAACATTTATTATCTCATAAAGAAGTATTGGAATTTACATTCTTTTATATGTGCAAGAGAGCAAAATCATTATCAAAAGAGCAATTAAATAGTGATATGATGAGTTTAGCAATGTATTGTAATACTTTTGTATATGATTTATATACACATGATTTATTACGGAAATATCGCAAGTGTACAGATTTCCTATCATATTATGGGCCTAGTCAGGCAGTTTTAGCATGTCAAAGAGCTGTATTATCTCAAATTTCCGATCGCTTAGACCCGTTAAAGACAACTCATGTAGATGATTATTTATATGTGATGAAAGAAATGATGGAGCATATGACGATAGGAGTAATGGATCGATATGGTCATTTTATTGGAAAGCTACTATCTTATGTGCCATTTTTCGAAATGATACAAGTTCCACAGCATGCATATTATTGTGAAGAGTTACTGTATATTTGTAAGGGCATTGAATATAAAGAAGAAACACTACGCAATTATATATTTATACAATTA includes:
- a CDS encoding DUF3965 domain-containing protein, producing the protein MKAVQGDPNWNLVTDTYIEPNNFAELFSLLVPCHPKGEGKERTILVWKEKEFYKEENLAAFIVYGMNKVKNLPQFHKDEIPTLVRILRLCQEIGWYEEANAFMIAQGLAEFVHTSLEYETWDLLTQSVALNYLIIKYRIGELTDRDIKIWDRVKFNEKCITDCKHLLSHKEVLEFTFFYMCKRAKSLSKEQLNSDMMSLAMYCNTFVYDLYTHDLLRKYRKCTDFLSYYGPSQAVLACQRAVLSQISDRLDPLKTTHVDDYLYVMKEMMEHMTIGVMDRYGHFIGKLLSYVPFFEMIQVPQHAYYCEELLYICKGIEYKEETLRNYIFIQLHDCLPSFFRLFLKNKRYATIHDILFYWCDDEQRMSLEKKYNLSFIYEKYACG